A genomic region of Salvelinus alpinus chromosome 12, SLU_Salpinus.1, whole genome shotgun sequence contains the following coding sequences:
- the LOC139535293 gene encoding green-sensitive opsin-3-like — protein sequence MQNGTEGNNFYIPMSNRTGLVRSPFEYPQYYLADPWQFYLLAFYMFFLICFGFPINGLTLPFFPDIPHTHIHTLMEMLEAKWKTCYNYCISLFPCLIEGQVSLWSLVVLAIEGHIVVCKSMGSFKFSTTHAGAGYDLYIPEGMQCSCGPDYYTMAKGFIN from the exons ATGCAGAACGGCACTGAAGGAAACAACTTCTACATCCCCATGTCCAACAGGACTGGACTTGTAAGAAGTCCCTTTGAATACCCTCAGTACTACTTGGCAGATCCATGGCAATTCTATCTGCTTGCCTTCTACATGTTTTTCCTGATCTGTTTTGGATTCCCCATCAACGGTCTGACCCTACCTTTTTTTCCTGATATCCCCCACACACAT ATACACACATTGATGGAGATGCTGGAAGCCAAATGGAAAACATGTTATAACTACTGTATTTCTCTCTTTCCTTGTCTCATTGAAGGTCAGGTTTCTCTGTGGTCTCTGGTGGTGTTGGCCATTGAGGGACACATTGTGGTCTGCAAGTCCATGGGAAGCTTCAAGTTCAGTACCACCCACGCTGGTGCCGGATATGACct ATACATCCCCGAGGGCATGCAGTGTTCATGTGGACCTGACTACTACACAATGGCCAAAGGCTTCATCAATTAA